From one Cyanobacterium stanieri PCC 7202 genomic stretch:
- a CDS encoding protein of unknown function DUF389 (PFAM: Domain of unknown function (DUF389)~TIGRFAM: uncharacterized hydrophobic domain~COGs: COG1808 membrane protein~InterPro IPR005240~KEGG: syp:SYNPCC7002_A1894 hypothetical protein~PFAM: protein of unknown function DUF389~SPTR: Conserved hypothetical membrane protein) translates to MMNPSNLKQQVQSFVDEWLNRKKVRAVWRWIKLSVNRILPRVSATRIAKLHQELNDDSTWGVDYILCTVASCLIASFGLLSNSAAVIIGAMIVAPLMLPLRGLAFSACEADLRLFNKSIFSLVGATLVSLLLSWFIALVVALPDVGSEIIARTQPTLIDLGIAISAGLISGFGKVRSGISETLAGTAIAVALMPPLCVVGISLAGGLYPYAMGAFLLYITNLLGITLSCMVAFILSGYTKATKALGWASVMTAFLLIPLGASFFQLIQQQQIEKEINRQLANETITVGQDVESVRVGIIWTQNPPLINVTMQTDKEITSRQVELVRDYVSLRMNRDFELVFYIVPVRRVTRETEMEIAPDSSTIFQDFDPDTDFSIPQRDNPPRFTPFSN, encoded by the coding sequence ATGATGAATCCATCAAACCTTAAACAACAAGTACAAAGTTTTGTCGATGAATGGCTCAACCGTAAAAAAGTAAGGGCTGTTTGGCGATGGATAAAATTATCGGTAAATCGAATTTTACCCCGAGTTTCTGCCACCCGTATCGCTAAACTACATCAGGAATTAAATGACGATTCTACTTGGGGTGTGGACTATATTTTATGTACTGTGGCATCTTGTCTCATCGCTTCCTTTGGCTTGTTGAGTAATAGTGCGGCGGTGATTATTGGGGCGATGATTGTAGCCCCTTTGATGTTGCCTTTACGGGGTTTGGCTTTTTCTGCCTGTGAGGCGGATTTAAGATTGTTTAATAAGTCTATTTTTTCTTTGGTAGGGGCTACTCTAGTTTCTTTATTATTATCTTGGTTTATTGCTTTGGTGGTGGCATTACCTGATGTGGGTTCCGAAATTATTGCCAGAACTCAACCGACTCTCATTGATTTGGGTATTGCCATTAGTGCAGGGCTTATTAGTGGTTTTGGTAAGGTGCGATCGGGGATCAGTGAAACCCTTGCAGGAACAGCGATCGCCGTTGCTCTCATGCCTCCTTTATGTGTGGTGGGTATTTCCTTGGCAGGGGGGTTATATCCCTATGCCATGGGTGCATTTTTACTCTATATCACCAACTTATTAGGAATTACCCTCTCTTGTATGGTCGCTTTTATCCTTTCTGGTTATACCAAAGCCACCAAAGCCTTGGGATGGGCGAGTGTGATGACAGCGTTTTTGTTAATTCCCCTTGGGGCAAGTTTTTTCCAACTTATCCAACAACAGCAGATAGAAAAAGAAATTAATCGCCAACTTGCCAATGAAACCATTACCGTAGGGCAAGATGTGGAGTCGGTGAGAGTTGGTATTATTTGGACTCAAAACCCCCCTCTTATCAATGTTACGATGCAAACAGATAAGGAAATTACCTCCCGACAGGTGGAGTTAGTAAGGGATTATGTGAGTTTGAGAATGAATCGAGATTTTGAATTAGTATTTTATATTGTGCCTGTGAGAAGGGTAACTCGGGAAACGGAAATGGAGATTGCCCCTGATAGTTCTACTATTTTTCAAGATTTTGATCCTGATACTGATTTTTCTATTCCCCAAAGGGATAATCCACCACGGTTTACACCTTTTAGTAATTAA